A single Tamandua tetradactyla isolate mTamTet1 chromosome X, mTamTet1.pri, whole genome shotgun sequence DNA region contains:
- the DUSP21 gene encoding LOW QUALITY PROTEIN: dual specificity protein phosphatase 21 (The sequence of the model RefSeq protein was modified relative to this genomic sequence to represent the inferred CDS: deleted 1 base in 1 codon; substituted 1 base at 1 genomic stop codon), with the protein MTESQNSLQIQFSLSSVHGLSQISSSLYISNMCVAANNQFMLFSNQIINISVEVVNIFYEDIQYGQVPVADAPCLCLYDFFDLIADHIHSVEMKKGRTLLHCAARVSHSAALCLAYLMKYHAMSLLDAHTWTKACRPIIRPNNNFXEQLIHYEFKLFSKNTVHMINLPMGVIPDIYEKEFNLMIPV; encoded by the exons ATGACAGAAAGTCAGAATTCCCTCCAGATTCAGTTCTCTCTGTCCTCCGTCCACGGCCTGTCACAGATCTCGAGCAGCCTATATATCAGCAAT ATGTGTGTGGCAGCGAACAACCAATTTATGCTATTCAGCAACCAGATCATCAACATTTCGGTGGAGGTGGTGAACATCTTCTACGAGGACATTCAATATGGTCAGGTGCCGGTGGCGGATGCACCCTGCTTGTGCCTTTATGACTTTTTTGACCTGATTGCTGACCACATCCACAgcgtggagatgaagaagggccGCACGCTGCTGCACTGCGCTGCCCGGGTGAGCCACTCTGCCGCGCTCTGCCTTGCATACCTGATGAAGTATCATGCCATGTCTCTTTTGGATGCCCACACATGGACCAAGGCATGCCGACCCATCATCCGACCCAATAACAACTTTTAGGAACAACTGATTCATTATGAATTCAAGCTGTTTAGCAAGAACACCGTGCACATGATCAACTTGCCCATGGGCGTGATCCCTGACATCTATGAAAAGGAGTTCAATTTGATGATTCCAGTGTGA